From a region of the Sminthopsis crassicaudata isolate SCR6 chromosome 6, ASM4859323v1, whole genome shotgun sequence genome:
- the LOC141546579 gene encoding olfactory receptor 8J2-like, with amino-acid sequence MLVNFLVEKKTISYYGCATQHGGFLVFIVAEIFMLAVMAYDRYVAICNPLLYMVVVSRKVCFLLVILTYFYSLATAVTVTSCVFSMSYCSFNVINHFYCDNVPLLVLSCSDTHMPETVVYISSATNLFFSMTIVLVSYFQIILAILRIRSAEGRRKAFSTCASHMIAVTVFYGTLLFMYLQPQSNHSLDTDKMASVFYTLVIPMLNPMIYSLRNKDVKEALKRVFDNPCQAFKNV; translated from the coding sequence ATGCTGGTTAATTTCTTGGTGGAGAAGAAAACCATTTCCTACTATGGATGTGCAACCCAACATGGAGGCTTCTTAGTGTTCATTGTGGCTGAGATTTTCATGTTGGCTGTCATGGCCTATGACCGCTATGTGGCTATTTGTAATCCCCTATTATACATGGTTGTGGTATCACGGAAGGTTTGCTTTCTACTTGTCATCCTTACATATTTCTACAGTTTAGCTACAGCAGTGACTGTCACTTCCTGTGTTTTCTCAATGTCCTACTGTTCTTTCAATGTCATTAATCATTTTTACTGTGATAATGTCCCTCTGTTAGTTTTATCTTGTTCTGATACCCATATGCCAGAGACAGTAGTCTATATCTCTTCAGCTACTAATCTCTTCTTTTCCATGACAATTGTCCTGGTGTCCTACTTCCAGATCATCTTGGCCATCCTGAGGATACGTTCAGCAGAAGGAAGACGGAAAGCCTTCTCCACCTGTGCTTCCCATATGATAGCTGTCACTGTTTTCTATGGGACACTCCTTTTCATGTATTTGCAGCCCCAATCAAACCATTCCTTAGATACTGATAAAATGGCTTCAGTGTTTTATACACTAGTGATCCCCATGCTGAATCCTATGATTTATAGTCTGAGAAACAAGGATGTAAAAGAGGCTCTGAAGAGAGTCTTCGACAACCCTTGccaagcttttaaaaatgtgtaa